One window of the Pararge aegeria chromosome 22, ilParAegt1.1, whole genome shotgun sequence genome contains the following:
- the LOC120633758 gene encoding gustatory and odorant receptor 24: MSLFTTNTSYPKNLSIPNGYATQIAEKPKNKIIFLDITPTQTPRIKSPSANSVYPLRNNLIEPQINRDIIYENIKPVFFLLRILGVLPLSRPSPGVNQFQITSPPMLYSFACYICLIGYVLYLSLHKVQILRAAEGKFEEAVIEYLFTVYLFPMLLVPIMWYETRKIAGILNGWVEFEECYKKLSGRVLPVKLYKKALAIAVIIPILSTSSVVITHVTMVDFKAMQIIPYIFLEILTYILGGYWYLLCETLSVCANFLAEDFQRALRHIGPAGKVAEYRALWLRLSKLARDTGIANCYTFTFVNLYLFLIITLSIYGLLSQISEGFGIKDIGLAVTACCSIFLLFFICDEAHYASQNVRTNFQKKLLMVELSWMNTDAQTEVNMFLRATEMNPSQISLGGFFDVNRNLFKSLLATMVTYLVVLLQFQISIPDDARNQMANEERMYNDTLLTIAETTKAATTVATAMLTTLARKKKKN; the protein is encoded by the exons atgtctttatttacGACCAATACTTCGTACCCGAAAAATTTATCTATACCTAATGGATACGCGACCCAAATTGCAGAAAAACCtaagaacaaaataatattcctcGATATAACGCCAACTCAGACTCCGCGTATAAAATCTCCATCAGCCAATTCCGTATATCCGTTGAGAAATAACTTGATTGAACCGCAAATTAACCGAGATATAATCTATGAAAATATTAAGCCAGTGTTCTTTTTGTTGCGAATTTTGGGGGTATTACCTTTATCGAGGCCGTCACCGGGAGTAAATCAATTCCAAATTACGTCCCCGCCGATGCTTTATTCTTTTGCTTGCTACATTTGTCTCATCGGTTATGTGCTCTATCTTTCTTTACACAAAGTCCAGATTTTACGCGCAGCTGAAGGTAAATTCGAGGAGGCCGTCATTGAATACCTTTTCACCGTGTACCTTTTTCCTATGTTACTAGTTCCGATAATGTGGTACGAAACGCGCAAGATCGCTGGAATTCTGAATGGGTGGGTCGAATTTGAG GAGTGCTACAAAAAATTATCTGGGCGCGTCCTCCCTGTGAAGCTGTACAAGAAAGCTCTAGCAATAGCTGTGATCATACCGATTTTATCTACAAGCTCGGTGGTGATCACTCACGTCACTATGGTCGACTTCAAAGCGATGCAGATTATTCCGTATATTTTCTTGGAAATTCTGACCTATATTCTTGGAGGTTATTGGTATCTGCTGTGTGAAACATTGAGCGTATGTGCTAATTTCCTTGCTGAAGACTTTCAAAGG GCCCTCCGTCACATAGGACCAGCGGGAAAAGTGGCTGAATACCGAGCCCTTTGGCTGCGTTTAAGCAAACTAGCCCGAGACACCGGCATCGCGAACTGCTACACGTTTACCTTTGTTAATCTCTACCTATTCTTAATCATCACTTTATCAATTTACGGTCTCCTCAGTCAAATATCTGAAGGGTTTGGTATAAAAGACATCGGCCTGGCGGTGACCGCTTGTTGCAgtatttttcttctatttttcaTTTGTGATGAGGCGCACTACGCATCACAGAAC GTTCGAACCAACTTCCAAAAGAAACTATTAATGGTGGAACTGTCGTGGATGAATACGGACGCACAGACCGAAGTCAATATGTTTCTGCGGGCTACCGAGATGAATCCATCGCAGATAAGCCTAGGAGGATTCTTCGACGTAAACCGTAACCTATTTAAATCG CTCCTAGCTACGATGGTGACATATCTGGTCGTGCTTTTGCAATTCCAAATCAGCATTCCTGACGACGCACGTAACCAAATGGCCAATGAAGAAAGAATGTATAATGATACTCTGCTTACAATTGCTGAAACTACTAAAGCTGCTACAACAGTGGCTACAGCTATGCTGACCACTTTAGCtaggaagaaaaagaaaaattag
- the LOC120633800 gene encoding hsp90 co-chaperone Cdc37, which produces MVDYSKWKDIEISDDEDETHPNIDTPSLFRWRHQARVERMEEGKREKEEHDQRKADNIRKLAETKQKIAKAEPNSPDMESLKKSLAELEKEDKEIQKKEEELRKKEKKTPWNVDTISEPGFTKTIINTNAFRPKEENLTEEEKEAKMRKFINDNEKLLKQFGMLRKYDDSKQFLQQHSQLVCEETANYLVIWCINLEMEEKHDLMEHVAHQTICMQYILELSKQLDVDPRACIGSFFSRIQIAEKTYKDSFDDELEQFKARIKKRAAEKIQEAIREQEEEERKARLGPGGLDPVEVYDELPDELKKCFDSQDVPMLQATIAKMPEQEAIYYMKRCVDSGLWVPGKNDEEATMKENASPEQKIEKPSVSTDDLD; this is translated from the exons atggtGGACTACAGCAAATGGAAGGATATCGAG ATCTCCGATGATGAGGATGAGACCCATCCAAACATTGATACTCCTTCATTGTTCCGATGGCGGCACCAAGCGCGAGTCGAACGAATGGAAGAAGGAAAACGTGAAAAAGAGGAACACGATCAACGCAAAGCTGACAATATTAGAAAACTCGCTGAGACTAAGCAGAAAATAGCAAAAGCCGAACCAAACAGTCCTGACAtggaatcattaaaaaaatcactggCTGAATTAGAGAAGGAAGACAAAGAGatacaaaagaaagaagaagaattacgaaagaaagaaaaaaaaacaccctggaATGTTGACACAATAAGTGAGCCAGGGTTCACAAAGACCATAATAAACACAAATGCATTCCGCCCAAAAGAAGAAAATTTAACTGAAGAGGAAAAGGAAGCCAAAATGAGGAAATTCATCAATGATAATGAGAAGTTGCTGAAACAGTTTGGTATGCTGCGAAAGTATGATGACTCAAAGCAATTCCTACAGCAACACAGTCAGCTGGTTTGTGAAGAGACAGCAAACTACCTTGTCATTTGGTGTATTAACTTAGAAATGGAGGAG AAACATGATCTGATGGAACATGTAGCTCATCAAACTATCTGCATGCAGTACATTTTGGAGCTCTCTAAACAGTTAGATGTGGATCCCAGAGCCTGTATAGGATCCTTTTTCTCCAG AATCCAAATTGCAGAAAAAACATACAAAGACTCATTTGATGATGAATTGGAGCAGTTCAAAGCCAGAATCAAGAAGAGAGCAGCTGAGAAGATTCAAGAAGCCATCCGTGAACAGGAAGAAGAGGAAAGGAAGGCCAGACTTGGGCCAGGTGGACTCGACCCTGTTGAAGTATATGATGAATTACCAGAT GaactgaaaaaatgttttgactCCCAAGATGTTCCAATGCTACAAGCAACCATTGCTAAAATGCCTGAACAAGAAGCTATATACTACATGAAGAGATGTGTAGACTCTGGCCTATGGGTTCCCGGGAAAAACGATGAGGAAGCAACCATGAAGGAAAACGCTTCACCAGAGCAGAAGATTGAAAAACCTTCGGTGAGCACTGATGATTTAGactga
- the LOC120633717 gene encoding regulator of gene activity isoform X1, which yields MLHTEVMANLNFQQAPRSLASGGVGGRVGSGLVGGVSGHVTPTFGGALSPGRGATAMPGGAPPSMASRSTLFGQRAFADRRVPMPTPLSQANSNSMTSMANLSRFNAGNNYHSVFGEGGDTSTPPLLDLSEFPSLTARGAGDQAPTAAPPPPGSKPYVGMVKQPTSEQSEFTMSSEDFPALPGTSAGTHVPEKPAEYTHAPDKPARKGIQTSPDGKVTNIPETMIPNQYGIVGLLTFIRAAESDPSLVSLALGQDLTALGLNLNSPDNLYLTFAGPWADTPCRPQDMDYHVPPEYLINGSIREKLAPLRLSRYKEDLLFYLFYCFVGDVLQIAAAAELYNREWRYHMEEKVWISQAPGMPMVEKTSTYERGTYYFFDAHNWRKVAKEFHLDYSKLEGRPQLPPHVIT from the exons ATGTTGCATACTGAG GTTATGGCAAACTTGAATTTTCAACAAGCTCCTAGAAGCCTAGCAAGCGGCGGTGTTGGCGGACGCGTCGGATCCGGGCTGGTAGGCGGCGTGTCCGGGCATGTGACGCCGACGTTCGGCGGCGCCCTGTCCCCCGGGCGGGGCGCCACTGCCATGCCCGGGGGCGCGCCGCCCTCGATGGCCTCCAGATCTACCTTGTTCGGTCAACGAGCGTTCGCGGATAGGAGGGTACCAATGCCAACACCACTGTCACAAGCCAACTCAAATTCAATG ACGAGTATGGCAAATCTGTCTCGGTTCAACGCGGGGAACAACTACCACTCTGTGTTCGGCGAGGGGGGTGACACGTCGACCCCTCCTCTTCTGGACCTCAGCGAGTTTCCGTCCCTCACGGCGCGCGGAGCTGGCGACCAGGCGCCGACGGCCGCGCCACCACCCCCCGGCTCTAAACCTTACG TGGGTATGGTGAAGCAGCCAACGTCGGAGCAGTCGGAATTCACGATGTCCTCGGAGGACTTCCCCGCTCTCCCGGGCACGTCTGCGGGGACTCACGTACCCGAAAAACCCGCCGAGTATACGCATGCGCCCGACAAGCCTGCGCGCAAGGGCATACAAACTTCGCCTGACG GCAAAGTGACGAATATACCAGAGACAATGATTCCTAATCAATACGGCATAGTCGGACTATTGACGTTCATCCGAGCAGCGGAGTCGGACCCCAGCCTAGTATCGCTAGCGCTGGGCCAGGATCTCACCGCGCtaggtcttaatttaaattccCCGGACAATTTGTACCTTACCTTTGCTGGACCTTGGGCGGATACACCCTGcag gCCACAAGATATGGACTACCACGTGCCACCCGAGTATCTGATAAACGGGTCGATCAGAGAAAAGTTGGCGCCGCTGCGACTGAGTCGATATAAGGAAGACCTGTTGTTTTATCTCTTCTACTGCTTCGTGGGCGACGTGCTTCAGATTGCGGCCGCGGCAGAGCT ATACAACCGCGAGTGGAGGTATCACATGGAGGAGAAGGTGTGGATCTCTCAGGCGCCCGGCATGCCAATGGTGGAGAAGACCTCCACGTACGAGCGCGGTACTTACTACTTCTTCGACGCGCACAATTGGAGGAAG GTGGCGAAAGAATTCCACTTAGACTACAGCAAGCTCGAAGGCCGACCGCAGCTACCGCCGCACGTGATCACGTAG
- the LOC120633717 gene encoding CCR4-NOT transcription complex subunit 2 isoform X3 yields the protein MLHTEVMANLNFQQAPRSLASGGVGGRVGSGLVGGVSGHVTPTFGGALSPGRGATAMPGGAPPSMASRSTLFGQRAFADRRVPMPTPLSQANSNSMTSMANLSRFNAGNNYHSVFGEGGDTSTPPLLDLSEFPSLTARGAGDQAPTAAPPPPGSKPYGKVTNIPETMIPNQYGIVGLLTFIRAAESDPSLVSLALGQDLTALGLNLNSPDNLYLTFAGPWADTPCRPQDMDYHVPPEYLINGSIREKLAPLRLSRYKEDLLFYLFYCFVGDVLQIAAAAELYNREWRYHMEEKVWISQAPGMPMVEKTSTYERGTYYFFDAHNWRKVAKEFHLDYSKLEGRPQLPPHVIT from the exons ATGTTGCATACTGAG GTTATGGCAAACTTGAATTTTCAACAAGCTCCTAGAAGCCTAGCAAGCGGCGGTGTTGGCGGACGCGTCGGATCCGGGCTGGTAGGCGGCGTGTCCGGGCATGTGACGCCGACGTTCGGCGGCGCCCTGTCCCCCGGGCGGGGCGCCACTGCCATGCCCGGGGGCGCGCCGCCCTCGATGGCCTCCAGATCTACCTTGTTCGGTCAACGAGCGTTCGCGGATAGGAGGGTACCAATGCCAACACCACTGTCACAAGCCAACTCAAATTCAATG ACGAGTATGGCAAATCTGTCTCGGTTCAACGCGGGGAACAACTACCACTCTGTGTTCGGCGAGGGGGGTGACACGTCGACCCCTCCTCTTCTGGACCTCAGCGAGTTTCCGTCCCTCACGGCGCGCGGAGCTGGCGACCAGGCGCCGACGGCCGCGCCACCACCCCCCGGCTCTAAACCTTACG GCAAAGTGACGAATATACCAGAGACAATGATTCCTAATCAATACGGCATAGTCGGACTATTGACGTTCATCCGAGCAGCGGAGTCGGACCCCAGCCTAGTATCGCTAGCGCTGGGCCAGGATCTCACCGCGCtaggtcttaatttaaattccCCGGACAATTTGTACCTTACCTTTGCTGGACCTTGGGCGGATACACCCTGcag gCCACAAGATATGGACTACCACGTGCCACCCGAGTATCTGATAAACGGGTCGATCAGAGAAAAGTTGGCGCCGCTGCGACTGAGTCGATATAAGGAAGACCTGTTGTTTTATCTCTTCTACTGCTTCGTGGGCGACGTGCTTCAGATTGCGGCCGCGGCAGAGCT ATACAACCGCGAGTGGAGGTATCACATGGAGGAGAAGGTGTGGATCTCTCAGGCGCCCGGCATGCCAATGGTGGAGAAGACCTCCACGTACGAGCGCGGTACTTACTACTTCTTCGACGCGCACAATTGGAGGAAG GTGGCGAAAGAATTCCACTTAGACTACAGCAAGCTCGAAGGCCGACCGCAGCTACCGCCGCACGTGATCACGTAG
- the LOC120633717 gene encoding regulator of gene activity isoform X2 yields MANLNFQQAPRSLASGGVGGRVGSGLVGGVSGHVTPTFGGALSPGRGATAMPGGAPPSMASRSTLFGQRAFADRRVPMPTPLSQANSNSMTSMANLSRFNAGNNYHSVFGEGGDTSTPPLLDLSEFPSLTARGAGDQAPTAAPPPPGSKPYVGMVKQPTSEQSEFTMSSEDFPALPGTSAGTHVPEKPAEYTHAPDKPARKGIQTSPDGKVTNIPETMIPNQYGIVGLLTFIRAAESDPSLVSLALGQDLTALGLNLNSPDNLYLTFAGPWADTPCRPQDMDYHVPPEYLINGSIREKLAPLRLSRYKEDLLFYLFYCFVGDVLQIAAAAELYNREWRYHMEEKVWISQAPGMPMVEKTSTYERGTYYFFDAHNWRKVAKEFHLDYSKLEGRPQLPPHVIT; encoded by the exons ATGGCAAACTTGAATTTTCAACAAGCTCCTAGAAGCCTAGCAAGCGGCGGTGTTGGCGGACGCGTCGGATCCGGGCTGGTAGGCGGCGTGTCCGGGCATGTGACGCCGACGTTCGGCGGCGCCCTGTCCCCCGGGCGGGGCGCCACTGCCATGCCCGGGGGCGCGCCGCCCTCGATGGCCTCCAGATCTACCTTGTTCGGTCAACGAGCGTTCGCGGATAGGAGGGTACCAATGCCAACACCACTGTCACAAGCCAACTCAAATTCAATG ACGAGTATGGCAAATCTGTCTCGGTTCAACGCGGGGAACAACTACCACTCTGTGTTCGGCGAGGGGGGTGACACGTCGACCCCTCCTCTTCTGGACCTCAGCGAGTTTCCGTCCCTCACGGCGCGCGGAGCTGGCGACCAGGCGCCGACGGCCGCGCCACCACCCCCCGGCTCTAAACCTTACG TGGGTATGGTGAAGCAGCCAACGTCGGAGCAGTCGGAATTCACGATGTCCTCGGAGGACTTCCCCGCTCTCCCGGGCACGTCTGCGGGGACTCACGTACCCGAAAAACCCGCCGAGTATACGCATGCGCCCGACAAGCCTGCGCGCAAGGGCATACAAACTTCGCCTGACG GCAAAGTGACGAATATACCAGAGACAATGATTCCTAATCAATACGGCATAGTCGGACTATTGACGTTCATCCGAGCAGCGGAGTCGGACCCCAGCCTAGTATCGCTAGCGCTGGGCCAGGATCTCACCGCGCtaggtcttaatttaaattccCCGGACAATTTGTACCTTACCTTTGCTGGACCTTGGGCGGATACACCCTGcag gCCACAAGATATGGACTACCACGTGCCACCCGAGTATCTGATAAACGGGTCGATCAGAGAAAAGTTGGCGCCGCTGCGACTGAGTCGATATAAGGAAGACCTGTTGTTTTATCTCTTCTACTGCTTCGTGGGCGACGTGCTTCAGATTGCGGCCGCGGCAGAGCT ATACAACCGCGAGTGGAGGTATCACATGGAGGAGAAGGTGTGGATCTCTCAGGCGCCCGGCATGCCAATGGTGGAGAAGACCTCCACGTACGAGCGCGGTACTTACTACTTCTTCGACGCGCACAATTGGAGGAAG GTGGCGAAAGAATTCCACTTAGACTACAGCAAGCTCGAAGGCCGACCGCAGCTACCGCCGCACGTGATCACGTAG
- the LOC120633671 gene encoding V-type proton ATPase subunit E has translation MALSDADVQKQIKHMMAFIEQEANEKAEEIDAKAEEEFNIEKGRLVQQQRLKIMEYYEKKEKQVELQKKIQSSNMLNQARLKVLKVREDHVRNVLDEARKRLAEVPKDTKLYSELLVTLMVQALFQLMEPAVTIRVRQADKSLVESLLGKASQDYKAKIKKDVQLKIDAENVLPPDTCGGIELIAARGRIKISNTLESRLELIAAQLLPEIRTALFGRNPNRKFTD, from the exons ATGGCGCTCAGCGACGCAGATGTTCAAAAACAG aTCAAGCATATGATGGCCTTCATCGAACAAGAGGCCAATGAAAAGGCTGAAGAAATCGATGCAAAGGCTGAGGAGGAGTTCAACATTGAGAAAGGCCGTCTGGTGCAACAACAGCGGCTAAAGATCATGGAGTACtatgaaaaaaaggaaaaacaagTTGAACTTCAGAAAAAGAT CCAATCGTCGAACATGCTGAATCAAGCTCGTCTGAAGGTGCTCAAAGTACGTGAAGATCATGTACGCAATGTACTGGACGAGGCACGCAAGCGCCTGGCTGAAGTCCCCAAGGACACCAAGCTGTACTCTGAACTTCTTGTAACACTTATGGTTCAGGCtctcttccag cTCATGGAGCCAGCAGTGACAATCCGTGTGCGACAGGCTGACAAGTCCCTTGTGGAATCTCTCCTTGGAAAAGCTTCCCAAGATTACAAGGCCAAGATCAAGAAGGATGTGCAACTGAAGATTGATGCCGAGAACGTCCTCCCACCTGACACCTGCGGTGGTATTGAACTTATCGCCGCCAGAGGGCGCATCAag ATTTCCAACACCCTCGAGTCTCGCTTGGAGCTAATTGCTGCCCAGCTGTTGCCAGAAATCCGTACAGCCCTGTTCGGACGCAACCCTAACCGTAAATTCACCGACTAA